One Gemmatimonadales bacterium genomic region harbors:
- a CDS encoding AbrB/MazE/SpoVT family DNA-binding domain-containing protein, with amino-acid sequence MRVKETVIRPIGNSAGVTIPKQMLEKYALAKGDRVSIQETEAGILLTPYDPDFAEVMAIAHEVGKKYRNALRELSKR; translated from the coding sequence ATGCGCGTGAAGGAGACCGTCATCCGCCCCATCGGCAACTCCGCCGGGGTGACCATCCCGAAGCAGATGCTCGAGAAGTACGCCCTCGCCAAAGGTGACCGCGTCTCGATCCAGGAGACGGAGGCGGGGATCCTGCTCACCCCGTACGATCCCGATTTCGCTGAGGTGATGGCGATCGCGCACGAGGTCGGCAAGAAGTACCGCAACGCGCTGCGCGAACTCTCGAAGCGTTAG
- a CDS encoding M28 family peptidase, producing the protein MKQPSETGPDQGRLERDLRRLAVPRHPVTSPDALRAAEDFIALELDAAGLRVERQLFEWKGREFHNVVGTLDGTDPARPWVVVGAHFDSVAGSPGADDNASGVAALLEVARMLGGTRPRATVQFVGFNLEEVQDYLGNFRIGSREYVRWLKARGAMIAGALVLEMLGFTGPDQVVPAAVKLVKKIPKEGNFLTAVGDRDSRALLAVFERAARDLVPLVSLAVPLKGWLVPDTRRSDNARFWDAGIPALMITDTADLRNPHYHQLTDTPETLDYGFLAKATEAVAAAADALAR; encoded by the coding sequence ATGAAGCAACCTTCGGAGACCGGTCCCGATCAGGGCCGGCTCGAGCGCGACCTGCGCCGGCTCGCTGTCCCGCGCCATCCGGTGACTTCCCCGGACGCGTTGCGCGCAGCCGAGGACTTCATCGCGCTGGAGCTGGACGCGGCGGGGCTCCGGGTGGAGCGGCAGCTGTTCGAGTGGAAGGGGCGCGAGTTCCACAACGTCGTGGGCACCCTTGACGGCACGGACCCGGCCCGGCCGTGGGTCGTGGTGGGCGCGCACTTCGACTCGGTCGCCGGCTCGCCCGGTGCCGACGACAACGCGAGCGGCGTGGCGGCGCTGCTCGAGGTCGCGCGGATGCTCGGCGGCACGCGTCCCAGGGCCACGGTGCAATTCGTCGGGTTCAACCTCGAAGAGGTGCAGGACTATCTTGGCAACTTCCGCATCGGCAGCCGCGAGTACGTTCGCTGGCTAAAGGCGCGCGGGGCGATGATCGCGGGCGCGCTGGTGCTCGAGATGCTCGGCTTCACGGGGCCGGATCAGGTTGTTCCCGCGGCGGTGAAGCTGGTGAAGAAGATCCCCAAGGAAGGCAACTTCCTCACGGCCGTCGGCGATAGGGACTCACGGGCACTTCTCGCGGTGTTCGAGCGCGCGGCTCGGGACCTCGTGCCGCTGGTGTCGCTGGCGGTGCCGCTCAAGGGATGGCTGGTCCCCGACACCCGCCGCTCGGACAATGCGCGCTTCTGGGACGCGGGGATCCCGGCGCTCATGATCACGGACACGGCGGACCTGCGGAACCCTCACTACCACCAGTTGACGGACACGCCGGAGACGCTGGACTACGGGTTTCTCGCGAAAGCGACGGAGGCGGTCGCGGCGGCCGCGGACGCATTGGCCAGGTGA